One window of the Seriola aureovittata isolate HTS-2021-v1 ecotype China chromosome 22, ASM2101889v1, whole genome shotgun sequence genome contains the following:
- the LOC130163822 gene encoding uncharacterized protein LOC130163822 isoform X3, whose protein sequence is MGEGIKQRPATTLVISSKLRPVYVSFVNKAILWDRGLCHFTAQARPVCRPLLCPRFLSHMKARPEDFRPPCFLSTKSRVQPPPQGKTLHTHILAAPKTQAPEGSFRLSPDRRRSAVQNERRRSAVVVPCPLLPAAPPPSTINPTPPHHNTLPLHSGRKEINPSTVPASPSLSHPAPQEEDESQEREKAARAAAASVITEPHRELLLHPGAAGLEHPASPTSLSQGSLSDLSRPPSSLFSRSTDLTSGRSSILSADIRDWDSEGGGCFRPPQPSPVVQLPLASHPPAGSNPHRSPTIASANPPLYEPLFGRTKPLSSRSASGLHPDSDKPLSRSTKASEHLHPGAAVGPGLDPSLDSDHGRVTLTFPSATWSSCPSPQRTTPRSGSGAKLTPSPAASGLESHRWPVLPPISPVRGRCGTAASRYSELSCSRSHVFDELEAIAPRSTSCPSQDPASDSSGCPSPDTELSPGLAALTVGCDSGNLGSLSRVQLLLLDRPEPETLESPCDPEEELSSEQDWINLRMQYDPRLTSEGVVRPLTAGSISERCDSAGKVRENKSHQSDGGSGSPSSWIIDQSPSYDMFRSSYSPCPSNHSSSTDEGGPTEEEPNYPGQRGQVESWHGGRSPESLERRMDEKKTKVLNMLSKLQDDTPRKKGSSKGCSNFEDFEFLAKYCIFSQEKLDEYKRAFQAEDSDGDGYISCLQVLLALKNIIPPELLSDEEEIYVYRILEMVDFRVTDGLVDLRLFAVIASLAQKIAAMDFLQTGVCGAKPTPEVPEGQGLLPKPSPWSESLLSARTGPGSRVL, encoded by the exons AGACCCGTTTATGTGTCTTTTGTCAACAAGGCCATCTTGTGGGATAGAGGACTCTGCCACTTCACC gcCCAGGCTCGTCCAGTTTGTCGTCCCTTGCTGTGTCCGCGCTTCTTGTCTCATATGAAAGCTCGTCCTGAAGACTTCAGACCTCCTTGTTTCCTGAGCACCAAGTCCAGAGTGCAGCCTCCACCCCAGGGGAAGACGCTGCATACACACATCCTCGCTGCCCCAAAGACCCAAGCGCCGGAGG gATCCTTCCGTCTCAGTCCAGACAGGAGAAGAAGTGCTGTGCAGAACGAGAGACGGcgctctgctgttgttgttccaTGTCCTCTTCTCCCCGCCGCCCCACCGCCATCCACCATCAATCCAACTCCCCCTCACCACAACACCCTGCCCCTCCACTctggaagaaaagaaatcaacCCGAGCACTGTGCCagcatctccctccctctctcatcccGCTCCACAGGAGGAAGATGAATCtcaggagagggagaaagcagCACGAGCTGCTGCGGCGTCCGTCATCACGGAGCCGCACCGGGAACTGCTGCTGCACCCCGGGGCCGCTGGGTTAGAGCACCCGGCGTCACCGACCTCCCTCTCCCAGGGGTCGCTCTCAGATTTAAGTCGTCCACCTTCCAGTTTATTCAGCCGGAGCACCGACCTCACCAGCGGCAGGAGCAGCATCCTGTCCG cagATATCAGGGACTGGGACTCAGAGGGAGGTGGTTGTTTCCGCCCTCCCCAGCCTTCTCCAGTGGTGCAGTTACCTCTGGCCTCTCACCCTCCAGCTGGATCCAACCCTCACCGATCCCCAACGATCGCCAGCGCCAACCCTCCTCTCTACGAGCCGCTCTTCGGCCGAACCAAACCGCTCTCGTCTCGCTCGGCTTCAGGCCTCCACCCTGATTCGGATAAACCTCTGAGCAGAAGCACAAAAGCATCAGAACATCTGCACCCAGGTGCGGCGGTAGGTCCTGGTCTCGACCCCTCTTTGGACTCTGATCATGGCCGTGTTACACTGACTTTCCCCTCAGCCACTTGGTCTTCCTGCCCAAGTCCCCAGAGGACCACTCCCCGCTCAGGGTCAGGAGCAAAGCTGACCCCTTCCCCTGCAGCGAGCGGGCTGGAGAGTCATCGCTGGCCTGTCCTGCCGCCCATCTCCCCCGTCAGAG GACGCTGTGGCACGGCAGCGTCACGCTACTCGGAGCTCAGCTGCAGTCGGTCTCATGTGTTTGATGAACTGGAGGCCATCGCCCCTCGGTCTACTTCCTGTCCATCTCAGGACCCTGCGTCAGACTCCTCAGGCTGCCCTTCACCTGAtacag AGCTGTCTCCTGGCCTGGCAGCGCTGACGGTGGGCTGTGACTCAGGGAATCTGGGCTCCCTGTCCCGGGTCCAGCTGCTCCTCTTGGACCGACCGGAGCCTGAGACCCTGGAGAGTCCCTGCGATCCGGAGGAGGAGCTCTCATCAGAGCAGGACTGGATCAACCTGAGGATGCAGTACGACCCACGACTGACCTCAGAAG GTGTTGTGAGGCCCCTCACAGCTGGCAGCATCTCTGAAAGGTGTGACTCCGCAGGGAAAGTCCGGGAAAACAAATCG CATCAGTCTGACGGAGGCTCCGGCTCGCCATCTTCATGGATCATAGACCAGAGTCCATCGTACGACATGTTCAGATCCTCGTATTCTCCCTGCCCGTCCAATCACA GTTCCAGCACAGATGAAGGGGGCCCCACCGAGGAGGAGCCCAATTATCCAGGACAGAGGGGCCAAGTTGAGTCCTGGCACGGAGGGAGGAGCCCCGAGAGTCTCGAAAGGAGGATGGACGAGAAGAAAACTAAGGTGCTGAACATGCTTTCCAAACTGCAGGACGACACGCCTCGCAAGAAAGGCAGCAGCAAAGGCTGCTCCAATTTTGAAGact TTGAATTTTTGGCAAAGTATTGCATTTTCAGTCAAGAGAAGCTGGACGAGTACAAAAGAGCTTTTCAAGCA gaggacagTGATGGTGACGGCTACATCTCCTGCCTTCAGGTTCTACTTgctcttaaaaacatcatcccTCCCGAGCTGCTGTCTGACGAAGAGGAGATCTACGTCTACAGG ATCCTGGAGATGGTGGACTTCAGGGTGACGGATGGGCTCGTGGACCTGAGGCTCTTCGCTGTGATTGCGAGCCTGGCGCAGAAAATAGCCGCCATGGA CTTCCTGCAGACAGGAGTGTGTGGAGCCAAGCCTACTCCGGAGGTCCCCGAGGGTCAAGGCCTGCTCCCAAAGCCCTCGCCCTGGAGTGAGAGCCTCCTCTCAGCGAGGACGGGGCCGGGGTCACGGGTCCTCTGA